One genomic segment of Vibrio sp. SCSIO 43136 includes these proteins:
- the rsuA gene encoding 16S rRNA pseudouridine(516) synthase RsuA, whose amino-acid sequence MRLDKFLCDALGATRKEATKIIKSGEVTVDGVMQKSGAFKVSKEMSVEWQDREVMRQGPKYIMLFKPDGFVCSHEDGFNHTAFVLLDEVKMENLHFAGRLDVDTTGLVLITDDGKWSHRITSPKHKCEKTYRVWLADPVQPDYVEKFEQGIELRNEKEPTLPAKLEVIEEDQVLLTITEGKYHQVKRMFAALGNKVEALHRERIGAIELDEDLEPGEYRYLTQEEIDSVWGK is encoded by the coding sequence ATGCGATTAGACAAATTCCTTTGCGATGCTTTAGGCGCAACCCGTAAAGAAGCTACCAAAATTATAAAAAGCGGCGAAGTGACCGTTGATGGCGTAATGCAAAAAAGTGGTGCTTTTAAAGTCTCGAAAGAGATGAGTGTGGAGTGGCAAGATCGTGAAGTAATGCGTCAAGGCCCTAAGTACATCATGCTGTTTAAGCCAGATGGCTTTGTCTGCTCGCATGAAGATGGCTTTAATCACACCGCTTTTGTATTGCTCGACGAAGTAAAAATGGAGAACCTTCATTTTGCCGGTCGCCTAGATGTAGATACCACGGGTTTGGTGCTTATCACCGATGATGGTAAATGGTCTCACCGCATTACCTCACCTAAACATAAATGTGAGAAAACTTACCGTGTATGGCTAGCAGACCCTGTGCAGCCAGATTACGTTGAAAAGTTTGAGCAAGGCATTGAACTGCGTAATGAAAAAGAGCCAACGCTGCCAGCTAAGCTAGAAGTGATTGAAGAAGACCAAGTGCTGCTGACTATCACCGAAGGCAAGTACCATCAGGTGAAACGTATGTTTGCAGCACTAGGTAATAAAGTTGAAGCGCTTCATCGAGAACGTATTGGCGCCATTGAATTAGATGAAGACCTAGAGCCTGGTGAATACCGCTATCTGACTCAGGAAGAGATTGACTCTGTTTGGGGAAAATAA
- a CDS encoding DEAD/DEAH box helicase: MFKLRPYQADSVKAVIHYFRQNSTPAVIVLPTGAGKSLVIAELARLAKGNVLVLAHVKELVEQNHAKYESYGFKGAIFSAGLGRKETDQQVVFASVQSVVRNLESFANQFSLLVIDECHRVPDDKNSSYRKVISHLQSINPQIKVLGLTATPYRLGMGWIYQYHTRGLVRSEEPRFFRDCIFELPIRYLLDEEFLTPARLIDAPILSYDFSQLKPMNTGRFKESEMDMVIEQSKRATPQIVEQIIHQAKDRQGVMIFAATVRHAQEILSLLPEGEAKLVIGDTDVKQRDAIIQAFKNRQVKFLVNVSVLTTGFDAPHVDLIAILRPTESVSLYQQIVGRGLRLSPGKTECLVLDYAGNTYDLYQPEVGNPKPDSDSEIITIPCPACGFNNSFWGKLDSNGFLLEHYGRKCQGYFEDEEGEREHCNYRFRAKYCNECGADNDIAARICHECDATLVDPDKKLKEALNLKDALVFECKDMLLSADKDDKGKSRLRVTYVGDEGAQVHQFWSLNTKKQKQNFLQQFVRPHLADKHRPFTDASPTKVVNNQHRFRLPQFIIARKVGRFWKMRDKVFADELSN, translated from the coding sequence ATGTTCAAGCTTCGACCTTACCAAGCCGACTCCGTGAAAGCCGTTATTCACTATTTTCGTCAAAACAGCACCCCTGCAGTGATTGTTTTGCCAACGGGTGCGGGCAAGAGTTTGGTCATCGCAGAACTGGCTCGCCTTGCTAAAGGCAATGTATTAGTCCTAGCCCACGTAAAAGAGTTGGTCGAGCAAAACCACGCCAAATACGAAAGTTACGGCTTTAAAGGGGCGATCTTCTCTGCGGGTTTGGGTAGAAAAGAGACCGACCAGCAAGTGGTTTTTGCATCGGTTCAATCCGTTGTGCGTAATCTTGAGAGCTTTGCCAATCAATTCTCTCTACTGGTTATCGATGAGTGCCACCGTGTCCCTGATGATAAAAATAGCAGTTATCGCAAGGTGATCAGTCATCTGCAATCTATAAACCCACAAATCAAAGTTCTGGGTTTAACCGCAACACCTTATCGACTGGGCATGGGCTGGATCTATCAATACCATACTCGTGGCTTAGTTCGCAGTGAGGAGCCACGTTTCTTCCGTGATTGTATCTTTGAACTCCCTATACGCTATCTTCTGGATGAAGAGTTCCTTACTCCAGCGAGATTAATCGATGCTCCAATATTAAGTTATGACTTCTCCCAACTGAAACCGATGAACACCGGACGCTTTAAAGAGTCCGAGATGGATATGGTGATAGAACAGTCCAAACGAGCTACCCCGCAAATCGTTGAGCAAATCATTCATCAAGCCAAAGATCGCCAAGGGGTGATGATATTCGCCGCCACAGTTCGCCACGCACAAGAAATATTATCACTGCTACCTGAGGGTGAAGCGAAATTAGTCATTGGTGATACAGACGTCAAACAGCGCGATGCCATCATTCAAGCGTTCAAAAACCGACAAGTGAAGTTTTTGGTCAACGTATCGGTGTTAACTACTGGCTTTGACGCCCCTCATGTCGACCTAATTGCTATCTTGCGTCCTACAGAATCCGTGAGTCTTTACCAACAGATTGTCGGACGTGGACTGCGCTTATCTCCTGGTAAAACGGAATGTCTGGTACTCGACTACGCAGGTAACACATACGATCTTTATCAACCCGAAGTCGGTAACCCTAAACCAGATTCAGACAGTGAGATCATAACCATACCCTGCCCTGCTTGCGGCTTTAATAATAGCTTCTGGGGCAAATTGGATAGTAACGGTTTCCTACTTGAGCACTACGGTCGTAAATGCCAAGGCTATTTCGAAGATGAGGAAGGTGAGCGGGAGCATTGCAACTACCGTTTCCGGGCTAAATATTGCAATGAGTGTGGGGCTGATAATGATATTGCCGCTCGTATCTGCCATGAGTGTGACGCCACCCTTGTTGACCCTGATAAGAAGCTCAAAGAAGCATTAAACCTAAAAGATGCTTTGGTGTTCGAGTGCAAAGATATGCTGTTGTCTGCCGACAAAGACGACAAAGGAAAATCTCGTTTGCGAGTTACCTATGTGGGTGATGAAGGTGCTCAGGTGCATCAATTTTGGTCACTCAATACCAAAAAGCAGAAGCAAAATTTCTTGCAGCAATTTGTTCGTCCGCACTTGGCCGACAAACATCGCCCGTTTACGGACGCAAGCCCCACCAAAGTGGTCAACAATCAACACCGCTTTCGATTGCCTCAATTCATTATCGCTCGCAAGGTTGGACGCTTTTGGAAAATGCGTGACAAGGTCTTTGCTGACGAGTTGAGCAACTGA
- a CDS encoding PepSY domain-containing protein, whose amino-acid sequence MFHKLFSATMLTLVPWFSFADTNPSDVPILVDVQQPEMRIDIDEDQDEVFEAVKQGKVQPFSALYAAVESQLNGRVIKVELEEDDDEWIYELKLMHDNNIIKAEYDASTLELIELRGRQLNEVIKK is encoded by the coding sequence ATGTTTCACAAACTATTCAGCGCCACGATGTTAACACTGGTCCCTTGGTTTTCTTTCGCTGATACCAACCCTTCTGATGTACCAATATTGGTCGATGTGCAGCAACCTGAAATGCGCATTGATATCGATGAGGATCAAGACGAGGTTTTCGAAGCAGTAAAACAAGGCAAGGTTCAGCCTTTCTCAGCACTTTATGCTGCGGTCGAAAGCCAACTGAATGGTCGTGTGATCAAAGTTGAGCTAGAAGAAGATGACGATGAATGGATTTATGAACTTAAATTAATGCATGACAACAACATCATTAAAGCAGAGTACGATGCGTCGACACTCGAACTCATCGAACTGCGCGGTCGCCAGCTTAACGAAGTAATTAAAAAATAA
- a CDS encoding response regulator transcription factor — MKVLIVEDDPRLGEQIIASLEQADWVPELSQDGIDALYRATSEDWDVIVLDLGLPKLDGLTVLKGIRDENINTPVIILSARDGLSQRVEGLNAGADDYLTKPFEMVELTARIRAQLRRASGNASPVMQIGDLSLDTRTSKVLWQGQAVSLTALEYKVVAYFVHNADKVISRTELVEHIYKQDFDRDSNTIEVFIGRIRKKISPKIIKTVRGLGYQLNAQ; from the coding sequence ATGAAAGTTCTCATCGTCGAAGATGACCCTCGCCTAGGTGAACAGATCATTGCCTCACTAGAACAAGCCGACTGGGTTCCAGAACTATCGCAAGATGGCATTGATGCACTCTACCGAGCCACTTCTGAAGACTGGGATGTCATCGTTCTCGACCTTGGCTTGCCAAAGCTCGACGGCCTCACGGTACTCAAAGGCATCCGAGATGAAAACATCAACACCCCGGTGATCATCTTAAGTGCTAGAGATGGTCTTTCTCAGCGAGTCGAAGGCTTGAATGCCGGGGCAGACGACTATCTAACCAAACCTTTTGAAATGGTCGAACTCACCGCAAGAATTCGCGCCCAATTGCGCCGTGCTTCTGGTAATGCTTCACCCGTGATGCAAATCGGTGACCTCAGTTTAGATACCCGCACATCAAAGGTGCTGTGGCAAGGACAAGCGGTTAGCCTAACGGCGCTTGAGTATAAAGTGGTCGCCTACTTTGTACATAACGCTGACAAGGTAATCTCACGCACTGAGCTAGTAGAGCACATCTACAAGCAAGACTTTGACCGAGATTCAAATACCATTGAGGTGTTTATTGGCCGTATCCGTAAAAAAATCTCACCAAAAATCATCAAAACCGTCCGAGGGTTAGGGTATCAGTTGAATGCTCAATAA
- a CDS encoding ATP-binding protein — MLNKPEFVRHLSLKNRLLIAASIWVGALILAAGLLIPNLTKNYLEQEMLNQLSLSMDEITANIDVNAKGQLILPYRLSDPRFNRPYSGLYWMASTDEQMLRSRSLWDQVIKFKRFRRAEGPNKEKLLTLTRQIYLPDFNQPVTLVVGVDEDPLEETLHKLTGQLWLILLVLFIGILVLIGVQVSWSLRPLNKMQKELQRLREGRREQFSHNYPKEIQPLITDLNSLLFHYQELLSRARNHAGNLSHALKTPISVLKNEVRELPESTQNKLNPPIQDLQRHIDYHLGRARMAGSMHILSVSSTPSDCVDALSLAFDKVYAHREILLINELDPGLHVSVEKADLDEMLGNLVENAYKWATSQIRLYQISKTKDSITLVIEDDGPGIEESLRNQAIKRGVRLDETTPGTGLGLNIVSEMAHSYRGKLSLEAANSGGLKVLLTLHLATS; from the coding sequence ATGCTCAATAAACCGGAATTCGTACGCCACCTTAGTTTAAAAAACCGACTTCTGATCGCCGCATCGATCTGGGTCGGTGCTTTGATTTTGGCCGCAGGTCTGCTCATCCCTAATCTGACTAAGAACTACCTAGAGCAAGAGATGCTTAATCAGCTCAGCTTATCGATGGATGAAATCACCGCCAACATTGATGTGAATGCGAAAGGCCAGCTAATTTTGCCTTATCGATTATCCGATCCCCGCTTTAATCGTCCCTACAGTGGCTTATATTGGATGGCATCAACCGATGAGCAAATGCTAAGGTCACGTTCGCTATGGGATCAAGTGATCAAATTCAAACGCTTTCGTCGTGCCGAAGGGCCGAATAAAGAAAAGTTGCTCACTTTAACTCGTCAAATCTATCTGCCTGATTTTAATCAACCTGTCACATTAGTGGTGGGGGTTGACGAAGATCCTTTAGAGGAAACCCTGCATAAATTAACTGGGCAACTTTGGCTTATTTTGCTGGTACTGTTTATTGGCATTTTGGTACTGATCGGTGTGCAAGTGAGTTGGTCGTTACGTCCACTGAATAAGATGCAAAAAGAATTGCAGCGTCTCAGAGAAGGCCGGCGTGAACAGTTTAGTCACAATTACCCTAAAGAAATTCAGCCACTGATCACCGATCTCAACTCGTTACTATTTCATTACCAAGAACTGCTATCGCGCGCGCGAAATCATGCGGGTAACCTGTCACACGCATTAAAAACGCCAATTTCAGTGCTAAAAAATGAAGTCCGTGAGTTACCAGAGAGCACACAGAACAAGCTTAATCCGCCAATACAAGATTTACAGCGTCATATTGATTATCACCTTGGTCGGGCGCGGATGGCTGGCTCTATGCATATCTTGTCGGTTTCAAGCACTCCAAGCGATTGTGTCGATGCGTTATCGCTCGCTTTTGACAAAGTCTACGCTCATCGAGAAATTTTGTTAATCAACGAGCTCGACCCGGGTCTTCACGTATCGGTCGAAAAAGCTGACCTTGATGAGATGCTTGGCAACTTAGTCGAAAACGCTTACAAGTGGGCTACAAGCCAAATTCGTCTCTACCAAATCAGTAAGACCAAAGACTCTATTACCTTAGTCATTGAAGACGACGGCCCAGGAATCGAAGAAAGCTTGCGCAATCAGGCCATTAAACGTGGTGTTAGGCTCGATGAAACCACTCCAGGCACAGGCTTGGGCTTAAATATCGTGTCAGAAATGGCACATAGTTATCGAGGCAAGTTGAGCTTGGAAGCCGCCAACAGTGGTGGGTTAAAAGTATTGTTAACTCTGCACTTAGCAACCAGTTAA
- the rplY gene encoding 50S ribosomal protein L25 has translation MKFEAVVRTELGKGASRRLRHAGQFPAIVYGGEAAPVSLALNHDDVINQMDKPEFYEGIVLVINGEEVKVKPQDVQRHAFKPKVEHMDFIRI, from the coding sequence ATGAAATTTGAAGCAGTAGTACGTACTGAACTAGGTAAGGGTGCGAGCCGCCGCCTACGTCACGCTGGCCAATTCCCAGCAATCGTTTACGGTGGTGAAGCAGCGCCAGTATCACTAGCACTAAACCACGACGACGTGATCAACCAAATGGACAAGCCTGAGTTCTACGAAGGTATCGTTCTAGTGATCAACGGTGAAGAAGTGAAGGTTAAGCCTCAAGACGTTCAACGTCACGCTTTCAAGCCAAAAGTTGAGCACATGGACTTCATCCGCATCTAA
- a CDS encoding DUF1289 domain-containing protein — translation MEQLEFFAVPSPCVGVCNVDEKGYCQGCMRKREERFTWLQMTPAQQRHVIKLCRQRYRRKMAKKKTSDIEVVQVEDTSPQQDLFG, via the coding sequence ATGGAACAGCTAGAATTCTTTGCTGTACCCAGCCCGTGTGTTGGGGTATGCAATGTTGATGAAAAAGGTTATTGCCAAGGTTGCATGCGCAAACGAGAAGAGCGCTTCACCTGGCTACAAATGACACCCGCCCAACAAAGGCATGTGATCAAGTTATGCCGACAAAGATATCGAAGAAAGATGGCGAAGAAAAAAACGTCAGATATTGAAGTGGTGCAGGTTGAGGATACGTCGCCGCAACAGGATTTGTTTGGCTAA
- a CDS encoding META domain-containing protein, with product MKKSLVIISLAALTAACSSQMPTVTETDLQHHHWLLTKIDGKTVQETPHHKVASIEIGEKMSANGFAGCNGYFGQAELQDGKLRVKDMGMTRKMCAPDKMKTEQIMGSVLGQWSDITLTKEGMILKGQQHTLEFTLRDWVY from the coding sequence GTGAAAAAGTCTCTCGTAATTATCAGTTTAGCTGCACTGACCGCAGCTTGCTCTTCTCAAATGCCAACCGTGACAGAAACTGACCTTCAGCACCATCACTGGCTGCTGACCAAAATTGATGGCAAAACTGTACAAGAGACACCTCATCACAAAGTGGCGAGTATTGAAATTGGTGAGAAAATGTCTGCCAACGGTTTTGCTGGTTGTAATGGATATTTTGGTCAAGCAGAGCTGCAAGATGGCAAATTGAGAGTCAAGGATATGGGGATGACTCGAAAGATGTGTGCACCTGACAAGATGAAAACTGAACAGATTATGGGTTCTGTACTCGGCCAGTGGAGCGACATCACCTTAACCAAAGAAGGAATGATCCTCAAAGGGCAGCAGCATACTCTTGAGTTCACTCTAAGAGATTGGGTTTACTGA
- a CDS encoding acetylxylan esterase, protein MPANFKHEYAFDPSYGYTLEQLQQSAASAVPEDFEQFWSLKYQRALQVKTHLNLQDTGRIINHWRIFDCYYDSTDNTRIGGWLLLPEEGRVNGAVVWAHGYGGIDEPDTSWKLKNTAMLIPCVRGISRSAHEPISTDPYWHVLHDVQDKYRYIIGGCVQDLWCGISALLSLFPHVEQNIGMIGSSLGGGLGTFASAFDKRIKRSHLHVPTFGNSELRLTMPTVGSTQALIEFPDKNILNKTLPYFDASCAARFIRQPSHWALAKFDPYVAPPGQFSIYNGCTAEKHCFILDAGHFIYRGEGKQRRELRKQVEAFFAVLGEDNAS, encoded by the coding sequence ATGCCAGCCAACTTCAAGCACGAATACGCCTTTGACCCAAGCTATGGTTATACGTTAGAGCAGCTTCAGCAATCTGCCGCTAGCGCCGTTCCAGAAGATTTTGAGCAGTTTTGGAGCCTCAAGTATCAACGTGCCTTGCAAGTTAAAACGCATCTTAACTTGCAAGATACCGGACGTATTATTAACCACTGGCGGATCTTCGACTGCTACTATGATTCTACCGATAATACTCGCATTGGTGGCTGGTTATTGTTGCCAGAAGAAGGCAGGGTCAATGGCGCTGTCGTGTGGGCTCATGGGTATGGTGGCATAGATGAGCCAGATACCAGTTGGAAGCTTAAAAACACCGCAATGCTAATCCCTTGTGTGCGTGGCATCAGTCGCAGTGCTCACGAGCCTATTTCCACAGATCCCTATTGGCATGTATTGCACGATGTTCAAGACAAATACCGCTATATCATCGGTGGATGTGTACAGGACCTCTGGTGCGGTATTTCTGCGCTACTGTCTCTGTTTCCGCATGTTGAGCAAAATATTGGCATGATTGGCAGTAGTTTAGGTGGTGGGCTTGGCACCTTTGCATCTGCATTCGATAAACGCATCAAACGCTCTCACCTGCACGTACCAACGTTTGGCAACAGTGAGTTAAGACTAACAATGCCAACCGTCGGAAGCACCCAAGCATTAATCGAATTCCCTGATAAGAATATACTAAATAAAACTCTCCCGTACTTTGATGCCTCATGTGCGGCTCGCTTCATCCGCCAGCCAAGCCACTGGGCACTCGCTAAATTTGACCCTTATGTCGCCCCACCCGGCCAGTTCAGTATTTACAACGGCTGCACCGCTGAGAAACACTGCTTTATTCTCGATGCTGGCCATTTCATTTATCGGGGTGAAGGGAAACAACGTCGTGAGCTTCGCAAACAAGTCGAAGCGTTTTTTGCAGTCTTGGGAGAAGATAATGCATCGTGA
- a CDS encoding alpha/beta hydrolase-fold protein — translation MHREYHRWWSPNLNREMELLIFGHSGAKVLVFPTRGGRFYEYENLGLVNSIADKINAGQLQLYCVDSIDTESMYCYWAHPHGRIQRHKQYEEYILQEVLPLMANKNDHPCTISHGCSLGAFHAANIFFRHPHLFQKLAAFSGRYDLTWGVESFSDLFDGYYHEDIYYNTPTHFLQSLSSPEQLDHIRNSDIVFTIGREDPFLQNNHMISEILNQKQVHHRMYEWDGRAHRGKFWRQMTPLYL, via the coding sequence ATGCATCGTGAATACCATAGATGGTGGAGTCCTAATTTAAATCGGGAGATGGAACTGCTGATTTTCGGCCATAGTGGCGCAAAGGTTTTGGTCTTCCCAACCCGAGGAGGACGATTTTATGAATATGAAAACCTTGGCTTAGTCAATTCCATCGCCGATAAGATTAACGCAGGCCAGTTGCAACTCTACTGTGTGGACAGTATCGACACGGAAAGTATGTACTGTTATTGGGCTCACCCTCATGGGCGTATACAACGCCATAAACAGTATGAAGAGTATATCTTGCAGGAAGTCTTGCCATTAATGGCAAATAAAAATGATCACCCTTGCACCATTTCTCACGGTTGCTCGTTAGGTGCTTTTCATGCGGCAAATATCTTCTTCAGACACCCTCATCTATTCCAAAAGCTTGCCGCATTTTCGGGTCGATACGACTTAACTTGGGGGGTAGAGTCTTTTAGTGATCTATTTGACGGCTATTATCATGAAGATATCTACTACAATACGCCAACACACTTCCTGCAAAGCCTCTCAAGCCCTGAACAACTTGATCATATTCGCAATAGCGACATCGTCTTTACCATAGGTAGAGAAGACCCATTTTTACAAAACAACCATATGATCAGTGAGATACTGAATCAAAAACAAGTGCATCACCGTATGTACGAGTGGGATGGCCGTGCCCATCGCGGTAAGTTTTGGCGTCAGATGACACCGCTTTATTTGTGA
- a CDS encoding LysR substrate-binding domain-containing protein, translating into MIELKHLRTLTSLRETGSLTATATALHLTQSALSHQLKELESRIGSQLFLRKTRPVKFTEEGSLLLKLADEVLPKIAKTESELAGLKQDMNGRLHMAIECHSCFQWLMPAIKSYQMSWPDVSLDFSAGFGFEPIPALLAGELDLVITSDILPRSEVHYEPLFDFEMRLITSPQHPLAQVDAIEPHHLVEETMISYPVQKQRLDVVKHFLAPAGVEPQKWKQSDNTLMLVQMVSAGLGVAALPNWAISEFANQGLITSKPLGEGLWRRLFAATRSSDSDRHYLQAFFTTARTQCKSHLDGIKMA; encoded by the coding sequence ATGATAGAGCTTAAACATCTGCGTACTCTAACTTCGCTGAGGGAAACTGGGTCTTTAACGGCAACAGCCACGGCATTACACCTGACTCAGTCAGCGCTATCACACCAACTTAAAGAGCTAGAGTCTCGTATTGGTAGCCAGTTGTTTTTACGTAAGACTCGTCCGGTAAAGTTTACCGAGGAAGGCAGTCTATTACTCAAGTTGGCCGACGAAGTCCTGCCCAAAATTGCCAAAACCGAAAGTGAGCTAGCAGGCCTAAAACAAGATATGAATGGACGCTTGCATATGGCCATCGAATGCCATTCGTGCTTTCAGTGGCTAATGCCTGCCATCAAGTCTTACCAAATGAGTTGGCCTGATGTCTCATTAGACTTTTCCGCCGGTTTTGGCTTTGAGCCTATCCCAGCCCTTCTTGCGGGTGAACTGGATTTAGTGATCACCTCCGACATACTGCCTCGTTCAGAAGTCCACTATGAGCCACTATTTGATTTCGAGATGCGCTTGATTACTTCCCCGCAGCACCCGCTTGCTCAGGTAGATGCTATTGAGCCGCACCACCTTGTCGAAGAAACAATGATCAGTTATCCCGTACAAAAGCAGCGCCTTGATGTGGTCAAACATTTCCTTGCTCCAGCAGGCGTAGAGCCGCAGAAATGGAAACAGTCGGATAACACCTTAATGCTGGTACAAATGGTTTCAGCAGGGCTCGGTGTGGCAGCCTTACCAAACTGGGCCATTAGTGAGTTTGCTAATCAAGGATTGATAACCAGTAAACCATTGGGTGAAGGGTTATGGAGAAGACTGTTTGCCGCTACTCGAAGCAGTGATAGCGATAGACACTACCTCCAAGCATTTTTTACCACGGCAAGAACACAATGCAAAAGCCACCTTGATGGGATCAAGATGGCTTAA
- a CDS encoding DUF4250 domain-containing protein, with the protein MDLSNVTSLDAGILLGIVNEKLRLECNSLEDLVSTYEMDVDSMVGKLDSLGYQYDPLTNQFKSLQ; encoded by the coding sequence ATGGATCTGAGTAATGTGACATCGTTAGATGCCGGGATCTTGTTAGGTATTGTGAATGAAAAGCTTCGTTTGGAGTGCAATAGCCTAGAAGATCTAGTGAGCACCTACGAAATGGATGTTGATAGTATGGTTGGTAAGTTAGATTCGCTTGGCTATCAATACGACCCACTCACCAACCAGTTTAAATCACTTCAATAA
- the dcuC gene encoding anaerobic C4-dicarboxylate transporter DcuC translates to MLELLIGLIVTIAVGYFIVKGYRATGVLLTSGIGLLILTGLLGHTVLPEKIASTGNMVSDALEFVKYMLQYRGGGLGMQIMLLCGFATYMTHIGANNVVVKQFSRPLSVIKSPYVLLVAAYIVACLMSLAVSSAAGLGVLLMATLFPMMTAMGISRPAATAVCASPAAIILSPTSGDVVIAAEKSGLPIDVFAVQTVLPVSISAIIVMAAAAYFWNKYLDKKDNTPMEKIDVSEIETKAPAFYAVLPFLPIIGVFVFNGRTIDGLYLDIYTIMVGSIFLSTVINFFVNRLNGQKTLEDLDACYQGMADAFKGVVMLLVAAGVFAQGLMSIGAIDNLIGLAEAAGAGGIALMLLLAGLTVAAAIATGSGNAPFYAFVELAPALAAKMGLNPAFLIIPMLQASNLGRTISPVSGVIVATSGMANINPFDVVKRTVVPVLCGLATVILGTIFLVPMYA, encoded by the coding sequence ATGTTAGAGCTACTTATTGGCCTGATTGTAACCATCGCAGTCGGCTACTTTATCGTTAAAGGGTATCGTGCAACAGGGGTACTACTGACATCTGGTATTGGTCTTCTGATCCTTACTGGCCTACTTGGTCATACTGTACTGCCTGAAAAAATCGCTTCTACGGGCAACATGGTGTCTGACGCACTTGAGTTCGTAAAATACATGCTTCAATACCGTGGTGGCGGTCTTGGTATGCAGATCATGCTGCTGTGTGGCTTTGCCACTTACATGACTCACATTGGTGCTAACAATGTTGTGGTGAAGCAGTTCTCTCGTCCACTTTCTGTGATTAAATCTCCATACGTCCTGCTGGTTGCGGCATACATCGTTGCTTGTTTAATGTCTTTGGCTGTGAGCTCAGCAGCAGGGCTAGGCGTACTCCTAATGGCGACCCTGTTTCCAATGATGACAGCAATGGGTATTTCGCGTCCTGCTGCGACAGCTGTGTGTGCGTCGCCTGCAGCGATTATCTTGTCACCTACCTCAGGTGATGTCGTGATTGCCGCTGAGAAATCTGGACTACCTATTGATGTATTTGCGGTACAAACCGTACTGCCAGTCTCTATTTCTGCCATCATCGTAATGGCGGCAGCGGCATATTTTTGGAACAAATACCTAGATAAAAAAGACAACACACCGATGGAAAAAATCGATGTGTCGGAAATCGAGACCAAAGCACCAGCCTTTTACGCTGTACTACCATTTTTGCCAATCATCGGTGTGTTTGTGTTCAATGGTCGTACTATCGACGGGTTGTACCTAGATATTTACACCATCATGGTGGGCTCTATCTTCCTGTCGACAGTCATTAACTTCTTTGTTAATCGCTTAAATGGCCAGAAGACACTTGAAGACCTCGATGCTTGCTACCAAGGTATGGCTGACGCATTTAAGGGCGTAGTGATGCTGTTGGTTGCAGCGGGTGTGTTTGCTCAAGGTCTGATGTCGATTGGTGCGATTGATAACCTGATTGGTCTTGCCGAGGCCGCAGGTGCAGGTGGTATTGCATTGATGCTTTTGCTCGCAGGACTTACCGTTGCAGCAGCAATTGCTACCGGCTCAGGCAACGCACCATTTTACGCCTTTGTTGAGCTTGCGCCTGCACTGGCTGCTAAGATGGGACTTAACCCTGCGTTTCTTATCATTCCAATGCTGCAAGCGTCCAACCTTGGACGTACCATTAGCCCAGTGAGTGGCGTTATCGTTGCAACATCAGGCATGGCGAACATCAACCCATTTGATGTGGTCAAACGTACGGTTGTTCCTGTACTTTGTGGCCTTGCGACCGTTATTTTAGGCACCATTTTCTTAGTGCCTATGTACGCTTAA